The following proteins are encoded in a genomic region of Hippopotamus amphibius kiboko isolate mHipAmp2 chromosome 8, mHipAmp2.hap2, whole genome shotgun sequence:
- the TANGO2 gene encoding transport and Golgi organization protein 2 homolog, with translation MCIIFFKFDPRPVSKNAYRLILAANRDEFYHRPSRAADFWGDNNEVLSGLDLEEGKEGGTWLGVSTRGKLAALTNYLQPRLDPDARGRGELVTQFLTSDMDSLSYLKKVSAEGHLYNGFNLLAADLSTEKGDVICYYGNRGAREPVVLAPGTYGLSNALLETPWRKLCFGKQLFLEAVERGLALPRDALVAQLLDVLNNEEAQLPDPAIEDQGRELVQPILSKYAAVCVRCPGYGTRTNTVILVDAEGHVTFTERSMLGTDPSRWETSTHAFRLQS, from the exons ATGTGCATCATCTTCTTTAAGTTCGACCCTCGCCCTGTTTCCAAAAATGCGTACAG GCTCATCCTGGCCGCCAACCGGGACGAGTTCTACCACCGGCCGTCCAGGGCCGCGGACTTCTGGGGGGACAACAACGAGGTCCTCAGCG GGCTGGACCTGGAGGAGGGCAAGGAGGGCGGCACGTGGCTGGGCGTCAGCACGCGGGGCAAGCTGGCGGCGCTCACCAACTACCTGCAGCCACGGCTGGACCCGGACGCCCGGGGCCGAG GTGAACTCGTGACCCAGTTTCTAACCTCGGACATGGACAGCTTGTCCTACCTGAAGAAGGTCTCCGCAGAGGGCCACCTGTACAACGGCTTCAACCTCCTAGCGGCCGACCTGAG CACGGAGAAGGGAGACGTCATTTGCTACTATGGAAACCGGGGGGCACGTGAACCTGTCGTCCTGGCTCCAG GGACCTACGGGCTGAGCAACGCGCTGCTGGAGACGCCCTGGAGAAAGCTGTGCTTTGGGAAGCAGCTCTTCCTGGAGGCCGTGGAGCGGGGCCTGGCGCTCCCCAGGGATGCCCTGGTTGCCCAGCTCCTGGACGTGCTCAACAACGAGGAGGC GCAGCTTCCGGACCCGGCCATCGAGGACCAGGGCAGGGAGTTGGTGCAGCCCATACTCAGCAAGTACGCGGCTGTGTGCGTGCGCTGCCCAGGCTACGGCACCAG AACCAACACGGTCATCCTCGTGGACGCAGAAGGGCACGTGACCTTCACAGAGCGCAGCATGCTGGGCACAGACCCCTCCCGCTGGGAGACCAGCACCCACGCGTTCAGGCTGCAGAGCTAA